A stretch of the Theileria equi strain WA chromosome 1, complete sequence genome encodes the following:
- a CDS encoding hypothetical protein (encoded by transcript BEWA_032110A), whose protein sequence is MYSYCVTAAPSGATINAIKCKLVKNSETEYLVCLKRHSIDVYSIKSTVSSSETTNVSDSRPVLTATLKANSTFVAFLEYRPPNSNQSCILVLTSNYILKLLAYDDENAKFVSKTVASLQEPACNKIQSSVLLKVDRGYNVIIFYGLRRIIKCIVLNKADYFDFSDVITLRTNDSILLDIEFIDTDFKPQPQSLSDEYMDHAKSSSQQQQVGTPDSKRRGNTPKKMFLECKIIVLGQNRNTDSVRPARWLYGMQLFFEIEETVNYRIFNSYGHVPMFGEPMYLENPYNKFLPLHLNETAKSTDSVLLLGAGSVGFFAFNDPKSIKDFVSDFSMSEITGYCQIEHSKFVLSDDNGNIHLMELVLSSKPANTGLKRRIRPINSNNNCDMHAHRGRTIATISDVIITRLYNCDIPSSIINIGNNTIFSTSKVGNTCTFRIDFGNKPSICSDSFKIEEFNVYKTWNQTNLGPIADFTYGEENSHGNKSVLACCGMGSAGKFCSITLGVGIDTICSNTILGISNLFSVSSGGSKTDSNESILCCSFYRNTQFYSVNFVSMNNTQGNINSSLLDINEPNVGYVNKMVMDGSTFREDERTILLSNIDKDKIVQITTSSIIILSSNPKLNRIAYKTVEEIMTEIDEGSEERNRIVHACLCGSYIFIILSNHWAAILDGKKLEMVNVEPLSINISSVAYISHVKNSAEFLALSTWEKSSILILSFPNLDIVRRIKIECTFGIYIKSMKFGATNNNLFFFVSLSDGQLMVYKVQMSRNITNAVSKGKSDVFKNDVEIDFILDSTMHLSNTCTKLEFLNLSNNYIHEQTCNLDCNNIIAIGKQSTAIFSKRDKVEFAKVNISHVSCLCTIPTQRTSSEFNSVLIAYYSYPSLVIGKLDPIEQFHVQNIISGRTFDKVCYHVPSKVAVVGCPPELSATTSDSVPGLNDIDDNNPPFMCLDGSESEKVNSLKLPALALFINVSSKEVIYNLNLPREHLVSSLHTMSFDGTNEVILIGTSKVDESHDAPTEGFLYIVDISSHSEDRLVMTIQRTTKPFAGGVVEITSCGQNPVIAVNNVVLALSLCSNIGVRNEKDRYDLEYLYACDDIIDSRQCLVVEAKYTSNTYVVSLDSCENNIIVGDLMTSAKLLRFKDNCFYELCRDFNSIWCTAVASIDKNTSIVSDDSGNFSIFSKNETPTNDAQSAKFQVMGLFHHGEIINKIVEHVSKECKYERKKSLIKLGGVASSCKRNFCCLSTADTCPMDPTNGSKSTNIHKDAAPTRYRFDKTYLCATSSGSILKMSTFKDMDAFLRLALLEEAIIGIQSDAGNIPNSKWRNFQNSHTNIQTRGFIDGDTVESFLHLPMDLKRRVLEKLQESSKDIQGDFDSIETLTLEIEQIQRVR, encoded by the exons ATGTATAGCTACTGTGTGACCGCTGCTCCAAGCGGTGCTACGATAAACGCCATAAAATGCAAACTCGTCAAAAATTCGGAGACGGAATACTTGGTTTGCTTAAAGAGGCACTCAATTGACGTCTATTCTATAAAATCTACTGTGAGTTCGAGTGAAACCACAAATGTGTCGGACTCTAGGCCAGTTTTAACGGCAACGCTAAAGGCAAATAGTACATTTGTAGCATTCTTGGAATACAGACCTCCAAACTCAAACCAGTCGTGCATACTGGTTCTTACCAGCAATTATATCTTGAAATTGCTAGCGTATGACGATGAAAACGCCAAGTTTGTCTCTAAAACGGTCGCCTCTTTACAG GAGCCGGCTTGTAACAAGATACAAAGTAGTGTTTTACTAAAGGTTGATAGAGGTTACAATGTAATCATTTTTTACGGATTAAGAAGGATAATAAAGTGTATAGTCCTCAACAAGGCTGATTATTTTGATTTTTCCGATGTAATAACATTGAGAACTAATGACAGTATATTGCTGGATATAGAATTTATTGATACCGATTTCAAACCACAGCCTCAATCTTTGTCTGATGAGTATATGGATCATGCTAAATCTTCCAGTCAACAACAACAGGTGGGAACACCTGATAGCAAAAGACGTGGAAATACACCAAAAAAGATGTTTTTagaatgtaaaattatTGTACTGGGACAAAATAGAAACACTGATTCCGTTCGACCCGCGCGTTGGTTATATGGCATGCAACTATTTTTTGAGATTGAAGAAACTGTAAATTATCGGATTTTTAATTCATATGGTCATGTGCCTATGTTTGGGGAACCAATGTATTTGGAGAATCCATATAACAAGTTTTTGCCACTTCATTTAAATGAAACGGCGAAATCTACTGACTCTGTTCTGCTTCTTGGCGCTGGTTCAGTTGGATTTTTTGCCTTTAACGATCCAAAGTCCATCAAGGATTTTGTCTCTGACTTTTCTATGAGTGAAATAACCGGATATTGTCAGATTGAACATAGTAAATTCGTTTTAAGTGACGATAACGGGAATATACATCTTATGGAGCTGGTTTTGTCAAGTAAACCCGCAAACACGGGATTAAAACGCAGAATACGACCAATAAATAGCAACAACAACTGTGATATGCATGCTCACAGAGGAAGGACTATTGCCACAATATCAGACGTTATTATAACTCGCCTTTATAACTGCGATATTCCATCATCCATTATAAATATAGGTAACAACACTATATTCTCTACCAGTAAAGTTGGGAATACCTGCACATTTAGGATAGATTTTGGTAATAAACCATCAATTTGTTCGGATTCCTTCAAAATTGAGGAATTTAATGTTTATAAAACGTGGAACCAAACAAACTTGGGACCAATAGCAGATTTCACATATGGAGAGGAAAATAGTCATGGAAACAAATCTGTTTTGGCTTGCTGTGGCATGGGATCTGCAGGTAAATTTTGTAGTATAACTCTTGGTGTAGGTATAGATACAATTTGTTCCAATACTATTTTAGGTATATCTAATTTGTTTTCAGTCTCATCTGGTGGTTCTAAAACTGACTCTAATGAATCTATTTTATGTTGCTCATTCTATAGGAATACCCAATTTTATTCAGTGAATTTTGTCTCCATGAACAATACACAAGGAAATATCAATTCTAGTCTGCTGGATATCAATGAACCAAACGTTGGATATGTTAATAAAATGGTGATGGATGGATCTACATTTAGAGAAGATGAACGTACTATTTTACTTTCCAATATTGACAAGGATAAAATAGTTCAAATTACCACATCATCCATAataattttatcatcaaacCCAAAGTTGAACAGAATCGCATACAAGACTGTTGAGGAAATAATGACCGAAATAGATGAAGGATCCGAAGAAAGAAACAGGATAGTTCATGCATGCCTATGTGGGTCctatatttttattattctttCCAATCATTGGGCTGCCATATTAGATGGAAAAAAGCTGGAAATGGTAAATGTTGAACCACTTTCCATTAACATTTCATCCGTGGCTTACATATCACACGTGAAAAATTCTGCAGAGTTTTTAGCATTATCTACATGGGAAAAGTCATCAATTCTCATTTTATCCTTCCCTAACTTGGATATTGTTCGCAGGATTAAAATAGAATGTACCTTTGGTATATACATAAAATCTATGAAGTTTGGTGCAACCAACAACAATTTATTTTTTTTCGTTAGCCTCTCAGATGGACAACTAATGGTATATAAAGTTCAAATGTCCAGAAATATAACTAATGCAGTATCAAAAGGGAAATCAGATGTATTCAAAAATGACGTTGAAATAGATTTTATTTTGGATAGCACTATGCATCTTAGTAACACTTGTACGAAGcttgaatttttaaatctatcaaatAACTACATCCATGAACAAACATGTAATCTAGATTGCAATAATATTATTGCTATTGGAAAGCAGTCTACCGCAATCTTTTCCAAGAGGGATAAAGTTGAATTTGCAAAAGTCAACATATCGCATGTGTCTTGTTTGTGTACTATTCCAACACAAAGGACCTCTTCAGAATTTAATTCTGTTTTAATCGCTTATTATAGCTATCCAAGTTTGGTAATTGGCAAATTAGACCCAATTGAACAATTTCATGTTCAAAATATAATTTCAGGAAGGACTTTTGATAAGGTATGCTACCATGTGCCATCCAAAGTTGCAGTTGTTGGTTGTCCACCGGAACTTTCAGCAACAACTTCTGATTCAGTTCCGGGTCTGAATGATATAGATGATAACAATCCTCCCTTTATGTGCCTAGATGGTTCTGAAAGTGAAAAGGTCAATTCATTAAAACTTCCAGCCCTTGCACTCTTCATAAATGTATCATCTAAAGAGGTAATTTATAATTTGAATCTTCCTAGAGAACATTTGGTATCGAGTTTGCATACAATGTCATTCGACGGCACAAATGAGGTAATATTAATAGGCACTTCTAAAGTTGATGAATCTCATGATGCACCCACAGAAGGATTTCTTTATATTGTTGATATATCCAGCCATAGTGAGGATAGATTGGTGATGACTATACAGCGAACGACAAAGCCATTCGCGGGTGGTGTTGTAGAAATTACGTCATGTGGACAGAATCCTGTAATAGCTGTAaataatgtagttttgGCCCTAAGTTTGTGTTCTAATATAGGCGTACGTAATGAGAAGGATCGATATGACTTGGAATACTTGTATGCCTGTGATGATATAATTGACTCTAGACAATGTTTGGTTGTCGAAGCAAAGTACACTTCTAACACATATGTTGTCTCTTTAGATTCTTGCGAAAATAATATAATAGTTGGAGATTTGATGACTTCAGCTAAACTTTTGAGATTCAAGGACAATTGTTTTTATGAACTCTGCAGAGATTTCAACTCAATCTGGTGTACGGCTGTTGCATCTATAGATAAAAATACCTCAATAGTATCAGATGACTCTGGGAATTTTTCgatattttcaaagaatgaaaCTCCAACCAACGATGCACAATCTGCAAAGTTTCAGGTGATGGGTTTATTTCACCATGGGGAAATAATCAATAAAATTGTTGAACATGTGAGTAAGGAGTGTAAATATGAAAGGAAAAAGTCTCTTATAAAGCTTGGAGGGGTCGCTTCCAGCTGTAAAAGGAACTTTTGCTGCCTTTCTACGGCTGATACATGTCCAATGGATCCAACTAATGGATCAAAAAGTACGAATATTCACAAAGATGCAGCTCCGACAAGATATAGATTTGATAAAACTTATCTATGTGCAACAAGCTCCGGTagcattttgaaaatgtcaACTTTCAAGGACATGGACGCATTCTTAAGACTCGCTTTGCTGGAAGAGGCAATAATTGGAATCCAATCAGATGCTGGCAACATTCCAAACAGCAAGTGGAGAAACTTTCAAAACTCACACACCAACATACAAACTAGGGGATTCATAGATGGCGACACAGTCGAAAGCTTTCTGCATCTTCCCATGGACctgaaaagaagagtgcTTGAAAAACTGCAAGAATCATCCAAAGACATTCAAGGAGACTTTGACTCGATAGAAACTCTGACACTTGAAATAGAACAAATACAACGAGTTAGATGA